The sequence TCCAGCATAAACTGGAATTTTTTCTTTTGTTAATGGATGAATAGCATAACTTCCTGTAAAAACACCTTCTTTTTCTAGTTCTTTTAATTCTTTTTCAGATGTTGATCTTAATTTTTTTAAGAATTTATTTACTTCTTCTTTTTGCTCATTAGTTACTAATTCCATTAATCTTGGATGTTGAGCAGATATTACTAAAAAAGTAACACCATATAATGTATCTGGTCTTGTTGTAAAAATTTTCCAATCTTCATTATTTATTTTAAAAATTATTTCAGTTCCATAACTTTTTCCTATCCAATTTTTTTGCATTATTTTTATTCTTTCTGGCCATTTTTCTAATTTGTCTATGTCTTCGTAAAGTTCATCTGCATATGCTGTTATTTTAAAAAACCATTGTTCTAAATTTCTAATTTCAATTTCTGTGTCTGTATGACGCCAACACTTTCCGTCATGTACTTGTTCATTAGCTAAAACTGTATTACATTTTTTACAAAAATTTACAGGAGCTTTTTTTCTATAAACTAATCCTTTTTCAAACATTTTTAAGAATATCCATTGATCCCATTTATAATAATCAGAATCATGTGTTTTAATAACTCTAGACCAATCATAACTTAAGCCTAATGATTTTTGTTGTTTAATGAAATTTTTTATTGCTTTTTCTGTATATAACTTAGGGTGTATTCCTTCTTTTATTGCTGCATTTTCAGCAGGCAATCCTAAAGAATCATAACCCATAGGGTATAATACATTATAACCTAACATTCTCTTAAACCTTGCATAAATGTCACCTATGATGTAATTAAAGGCATGGCCCATATGTAAACCAGAACCAGACGGATAAGGAAACATCTCTAGAACATAAAATTTTTTTTTCTTATTATCTTCTTTAACTTGAAAAATTTTCTTTTCTTCCCATTTTTTCTGCCATTTTTTTTCTATAGCAGAAAAATTAATCTCTTTTATTTTTTTCATAAATAAATTTATTTTAACAGCATATTTAAAACTTTTGAAGAAGTTGTTTTCTAAATTGCATATAAATCCTATTAAACTCTTTGAAAGAAATGAAAGCCAGCAAAACATGAAAAAATCCTAAGGATTTTGAGTTTAGAATCAGTGGTGGCTGAATAGATTCTTAATATTTTCAAGGGCGCTTTCTTAAATTTAGTCTAAATAATTTATTTGCATTTTTCCAAAAAACCCTTTCCCTATTTTCATTTGAAATTTTTAAAGAATTAATCAATTTAATATGTTCTTTAATATCACACATTGCATAATCCGTACCAAATAAAACACTTTCAGGATTGTCTTTAATTGATTGCTCTAAAACTTTTTTTATTTTATCTAAACCTGTTTCTTTTATAACTTCCTCATCTGCAAGAGCAGAAGTATCAAAATAGATGTTTTTGAAACCTCTTGTTATTCTATAACAATATTCTACTTCTGGCCAATAATAATGAGATATTATAATTCGTAATTTAGGAAATTTCTTTACAATTTTTATAATATGTTTTGGATTGTTGTATTTTGCAACTTCTGGATGATTTGAATTCCATCCAGTGTGGATAACTACAGGGCAGTTATGTTTTACACAAAGTCTGTAAATCGGCATTAATCTTTTATCCGTTGGATAAATTGGATCATGTCCTGGAAAAATCTTTATTCCTTTGATTTTTTTTCTTGAAGTAACGAACCCAATTTAGTTATCCATTCTTTTTCCTCTGTTCTAATATCTATGGTCCCTAATAAAAAAAGTTTTTTCTCATTTTTTATTAATTCTAAACAAACATCCAAATCCCCAATCCTTGAATCATGAAGATTATCTGGAATTAGAATTGCATAATCAATTTTATTTTTCTTCAAATCAGAAAGAAGTTTTTTCTTAGATTGCTCAAAGGTAGAATTTTTTTTAACAACGGGAAGATGGAGATGTGCATCAATTATCATAACTTATACTGGGGAAAAGTTTTTTATAAATTTATTGAAAATATCTCTGTATTTTGGAGTATGTGGTTGCGGAGGCAGCCGAATTCTGAATTACGCCTAACATATGCGGATAAACGAAGTTGCCGAAGCGAAGCTATGAGGAAAGTAAAAATGGGTTGCGATGAAAAATTTTAGTAGATTTCTTGTTTTTGTTATAAGACGGGGCGGCACATTATTTTAAACTCTCTTTAATTTTTCTCTTGTTTCTTTTTCTGACAAATTCATAATATCATAAGACAAACTTAACTTTTAATTCTTTCTTTTTTGTATGCTTTTATAGATTCTCAATTAATTTATATATTAAATTATTAAATAAGTTAAGTATTTTAAATTTTCTTAAAAGAAAAATTTATAAAAAGTATTAATATTTAATCTAGGATAAAAGATAAAGGAATAGAAACTATATTTAAATTAATTAAGGAATAGGAAAAATGAAGATAGAAATATTTGGTTCGGGTTGTCCAAAATGCAAAAAACTAGAAGAAAATGCGAGAAAAGCATTAGAAGAGAAAAACAAAAAAGCCGAAATTGTAAAAATTACAGACCTTAATGAAATAATAAATCGAGGAGTTATGGCTACTCCTGCGATAGCAATTGATGGAAAATTAAAAGCATATGGTAGAATTCCAGAAGTTGAGGAAATAAAGAAGT is a genomic window of Candidatus Pacearchaeota archaeon containing:
- a CDS encoding thioredoxin family protein — protein: MKIEIFGSGCPKCKKLEENARKALEEKNKKAEIVKITDLNEIINRGVMATPAIAIDGKLKAYGRIPEVEEIKKWL
- a CDS encoding amidohydrolase family protein yields the protein MGFVTSRKKIKGIKIFPGHDPIYPTDKRLMPIYRLCVKHNCPVVIHTGWNSNHPEVAKYNNPKHIIKIVKKFPKLRIIISHYYWPEVEYCYRITRGFKNIYFDTSALADEEVIKETGLDKIKKVLEQSIKDNPESVLFGTDYAMCDIKEHIKLINSLKISNENRERVFWKNANKLFRLNLRKRP